The sequence TCTTCCAGCCACCCGAGAAGCTGTCGAGCGGACGTGCCTGCATGTCCTCGTCGAAGCCGAGGCCGATCAGGATACGGGCGACGCGGGCAGGGGCGCTGTAAGCGTCGATTGCCAACAACCGTTCGTGCACGTCGCCAAGCCGGTCGGGATCGTGACAGGTCTCGGCTTCTTCCAGGAGTTGAGTGCGCTCGGCGTCGGATTCGAGCACTGTGTCGAACGGCGACTTCGCGCCGCTCGGCGCTTCCTGCGCGATATAGCCGAGGCGGGTGCGGCGCGGCATGTCGACCGAGCCCTCGTCAGGCTCGATTTCGCCGATGATCGCTTTTACAAGTGTGGATTTGCCTGCGCCATTGCGGCCGATCAGGCCGACCTTGGCGCGCGGAGGCACCGCAACCGAGGCGCGGGAAAGGATGTCGCGCCCGCCAAGGCGCACGGTGATACCGTTGATCGTAAGCATGGGCGCGCGCCTAGCATGAGCGGGCGGAAATTGTGCAACTTTTCCGCAAGTGCCTGCGCAAATGCGCCGGCAGCGCAACAAAGGTGCCGAAATATCAGCTAATTTGGGAGGATGGTGGGCCCGGCAGGATTTGAACCCGCGACCTAGCCGTTATGAGCGGCCAGCTCTAACCGCTGAGCTACAGGCCCATCGCCGGTGCCGGTTACAGTGCCGGTTTGCCTTTTGCAAGGCGCTGGCGCGTCACACCTGCGCAGCCGCAGTCACTTCGCGCACGCAGGCGGGCTTCACGCCGCGCTTGCCGAGATATTCGAACACCCCGCGCCACCAGTCGTAGAAGGCGTCCAGTTCCTCCTCGTCGCGCACATAAGGCGTAAGGCCGGGGCGCAGCGAGGGGCTGTGGAAGGAGAAGACAAGGATCGGCAGGCCGTCGTCGATGGCCATATCGATGCCTTTGATCGCCTCTTCCAGTGTTACGCCTTCAGGGGTGAGCGGAATGCGCTCGAGCAGGCCAAGCCGTGCCAGTGCGCCGCGCAAGCGGGGTACGCGCCACAGAGCTGGATAAATCGCCTTGCCCTGCTTGCGGAGCAAACCCCAGAACACCGTCGTCAGCGGCATTTCCATCAGCCCGTTGCGCTTGCTTATCCACCACGGTTTTAACGGATGGTCGCGAAAGTTGGGGCCGCCGGTCGAACTGTAGTCGAAACGCGAGCGCACCGAGGTGTCGATAGCGACGCCGCATTCCGACAGAATCGAGGCCGTCTCCGGACCCACACCATAACGGCCCGCGCGATAGATCTGCGGGGCCACGCCGAATGCTTGCTCGATGGTATCGCGCAGCTTGCGGAACTTGGCGCGTTCCAGATCAGCGGGAAGGTTGCCGGCAAAGCTGTTGTGGACGTTGACGACCTCATCGTGCGGCGGGCTTACCCATGGATGCAACTGCACGCCCACCTCTGCGCGCCCGGCCTTTACCGCATCGCCCAGAACTTCAGCCGCGCGTGGGTCGCTCGCCACCGGATAGTCGATCAGGTAGATCGGGACGATGCCCAACCCTTCGCAGAACTGCTGAAACTTGGCGAGGCGCGGCACATGGTCAAGCCCGTGGCTCGTCCGGTCAAGCGGCTTGCTCCAGTCGAACTCTTCCTCGGTGTCGATGGTCAGGACAAAGCGCGTGCGGAATGCGGGATCGAAGCGAACGAAGTCCGCCTCGGTCGGCATGCCCAATATCTGAGGGCGCAAAGTATCCGGGCGTTCGTCCATCTGTTTCCCCCCGGATCAGCCAGTAACCGACCGATTGTCGGAGGGGGAAGGGGTAAGTTGCTGATTTCCGGCGGTCAAGTACGGCAGGCTAACGATGATGCGTTCACCGTCTCGGCGAAGCGCCCCGTTGCCCGCCTCGAATTCGGCCCGTGCAAGGCGCAAGGCGAAGCCATTGCCAAGCATGGCCGAGGCCGCAAACGGTCTGCCGCTGCCACCTGCGTCGGGCGCAAACAGAGCGGCATCATCCAGTCGCTGGAGTGATGACGGAAGCGTAAGGGCAAGAATTGCCGCCTCGCCCTGCGCTTCGAGCGTTATCGACAGGCGCTCACCCGGTGCCACGCTCGCGGCAATCACTGTGAGCACGCGCCAAACCGATCGCTCGATCTCGTCCGGCGCAAATGCGACGGGCACGGTCTGCGGCGGCATGGCCACCGTCAGGCGGACATTGCGGGCAGCAAGAATGGGCGAAACCTGCTCAACCAGCCGCGCGACGATTTCTGCTGCGTCGGCTTCGCCGCTATCGATATCGAGCGTGTGGCTTTCCAGCTTCACGAGCCGTTCAACTTCTTCGAAGCCTGCCAGCATCTGCGCGGCGTCCGAGGCAATGCTGGCGGCCATGGCCCGGTACTGGTGCGGGGTTGCGCCGAACACCTGTTGCTGGATCACTTCGGCAAAGCCCTGGATCGCGTTGATCGGCGTGCGCAGTTCATGCAGCAATTGGCGCAACCGATCGGCATCGCCTTGCGGGTTCGGGGCAGGGGCCTCGTTGTCTGCGGCAAGCTGGAGCGGGCGGCGAAGGCGGATGAGGTATCCGGCAAAACGGCCACCGTCCCTGGCAAAACTCGGGGTGCCGTCTGCCTGCCAGAAACCGGCAACGTGGTCAGCGCCTTCAATGGCAAGCTGGCCTGCGCTGATCGGCTGGCGCAGACGAAAGGCCGCCGCCATGGCATCATTGCAGTGCACCGCAGCGGCAGGGTCCGATACGAAGAGGCGCGTGCCGATGAGCATACCTGCAGGATCGATGGCAGCATGCACCACCACGCCTTCAGCATCGGTGCGCAGGTCAATGGACATCGCAGGCGATCGTGCGGGCGCTTGTTCGTCGCCGAACGGCAGCAGTGGCGCCAGGCCATCCGCGCGGGGCGCCTGCATCGTTGCATCGCGCTCTTCCCGCTTGCGCCGGAATGCCTCGATGCGCCGCACGATTGCGCCGATGCCTTCGTCGAGCGGTGAAGAAGGGCTTGGGACACTGATGGGCGGTGGCACCGCGAGCGGCTCGGCGAGGTCCAGAACGTCCGGTTCAGGTTGCTCTGCCAACCCTTCGGCGGGGGCCGTGGCAGGAACTTGGACGTCCGGTTCGGGCAGCAGGAAATCATTGATGCCGAGCCGCGACAGCGTTTCCCGCACGCGCTCACCCAGATCGGTGCGGTGACGGAGAAACCCGCGGGCCCTTGTCGGCAGCCGCGGGATCAGGGCCAGCCAGTCGTCTTCAGAGAGTCGCGCCGTGGCGATGACGGCCGATGCGGTGCGCGGACCGCTGTGGGCAAAATGATAGACCAGCACGGCGGAGCGGTGCGATGTCGCGCGCAGCACGCTCGCACATTCTTCATCGCTCAGCGCAGATGCCAGCGAATCAAGCCGTTCGAGCGCGGCTGCGTGGCGCGTCGTCCATGCCGCCAGTGGAACCACGCCAAGCAGGTCGACAAGTTGCCGCATTTGGGTACGGCCCGCCGTCTTTCCGGCCACGCTGGTACGCAGCACGGTTTCAAGGCGGTCATCGACAATCATTCACGCTCCGCGTCAGGTGCAGCCGGGTTAGCCGTAGCGCGAAGCTGCGGAGGACCTGTCTATCTATCGAAGGCTAACAAATCGTGGCCAGTGACAAAAGGTTGCTATCCACTGCGTTGCAATGTGGGACGATTGCGATATGAAACAACAAAATTATCGCACCGTGTTCGATTTTGTGCGGAAAGTTGCAAGAATCGCTACTTTCCGAAAGCTTCGGCGGGCGAATGTGAAATGGATGAACAGAAGGCATGGCAACCTTGGACACGATCGATCGGCGCCTGCTCGCCGAACTTCAGGACGAAGGGCGCGTAACCAACGTTGAACTGGCGCAGCGCGTCGGCTTGACTGCACCGCCGTGCCTGCGCCGCGTCCGCGCGCTCGAAGATGCGGGCGTGATCAAGGGCTACCATGCAGAACTCGATGCCTCGAAGCTCGGCTTTGCCATTACCGTGTTCGCGCTGGTCAGCCTCAAGAGCCAGGCCGAGGAATCGCTCCGCCAGTTCGAGGATCACATGCGCACGCTGGCCGAAGTGCGTGAATGCCACATGCTCAATGGCGAAATCGACTTCATCCTGAAGATCGTCAGCAAGGATCTGCAAAGCTTTCAGGAATTCCTGACAAGCAAACTGACCCCAGCACCGAACGTCGCCAGCGTGAAAACGTCGCTGACCATCCGCACCGCCAAGCAGGTGCCCGGCGTTCCGCTAGAGGATTGAGGCCTCAGCCTGCCGTGCCTGCCGCCTTCTCGTGATGGCGAATCACTTCTTGAATGATGAATCGCAGGAACTTCTCGGAAAACTCCGGGTCCAGCTTGGCGTCTTCGGCCAGCTTGCGAAGGCGCTCGATCTGGCGCTCCTCGCGACCGGGATCAGACGCGGGAAGCTTGTTCTGCGCCTTGTGGGCGCCAACGGCCTTGGTAATGCGGAAACGCTCGGCCAGAATGTGGATCATGGCCGCGTCGATGTTGTCGATCGACTGGCGATAGCCTGCCAGCACGTGATCTTCGCTCATTCCCTTACCCCATCCAGCGCGCAACTCATCGGTGCAAACGCCGCTACCGTGCAAGTTGCATCTTGCCAAGCGCCGCTGGTGACGCCAAGCGGTGCCCCAAGATGACCGCGACCGTCCACCCCCTGCCGCGCAAGGCGGAACCCTCGCTCACCCCGATGATGTCGCTGGTGGCCGAGGGCATGAACAGCGTCAATGCCGTGATCCTCGATCGCATGCAGTCGCGCATTCCTCTGATACCCACGCTGGCCGGGCACCTCATAGCGGGCGGCGGCAAACGTATGCGCCCGATGCTCACGCTCGCCAGTGCCTCGTTGCTGGGGTACGGCGGCAGCCGCCACTACAAGCTGGCGGCGGCGGTAGAGTTCATCCACACCGCAACGCTGCTGCACGACGATGTGGTTGATGGGTCCGACATGCGGCGTGGCAAGAAGACTGCCAACATCGTGTACGGCAATCCCGCCACCGTGCTGGTCGGCGATTTCCTGTTCAGCCGCAGCTTCGAACTGATGGTCGAGGACGGCTCGCTCAAGGTCCTGCGCATCCTGTCGAACGCGTCGGCAGTGATCTCGGAAGGCGAGGTCGACCAGCTCGTCGCTCAGCGCCAGATCAACACGACCGAGGAAATGTACCTCGACATCATCGCCGCCAAGACCGCCGCGCTGTTCTCCGCCGCCTGCCGTATTGCCGCCGTCGTCGCTGAACGCCCCGAAGCAGACGAACTTGCGCTCGATTCCTACGGCAAGAACCTCGGCATCGCGTTCCAGCTGGCCGACGACGCGATCGACTATGATTCAAATGCGTCCGAAATGGGCAAGGATCAGGGCGACGATTTCCGCGAGGGCAAGATGACGCTGCCGGTCATCCTCGCTTATGCGCGCGGCGACGCCGAAGAGCGTGCTTTCTGGCAGCAGGCTATTGCCGGTGATCGGTCGGCCGACGCGGATCTTGCTCACGCCATTGCGCTGATCAATCGCCACGATGCCGTGCACGCCACGCGCGAACGCGCTCGCATGTATGCCCAGCGCGCCATCGATGCGATTGCGGCATTCCCGGCCAGCGCTGCCAAGGCCGCGATGACCGAGGCCGCCGAATTCGCTGTCGCCCGAAGGTTCTGACGGCCACTTACCCCCGGAGAAACCCATGCAGTATCGCCGTCTCGGCAAGTCCGCCATCGTGGTGTCCGACATCTGCATGGGCACGATGACCTTCGGCAGCCAGACCGACGAAGCCGCCGCGCTACGCATTCTTGACCGGTGCTATGACGCGGGCATCAATTTCTACGATACCGCTGAGGGTTACCCGGTTCCGCCCGACAGCAAGTGGGTCGGACGCACAGAGGAAATCGTCGGAAAGTGGCTCAAGACCAAGCCGCGCGATGCGATCATCCTTGCCACCAAGGTCTCTGGCCCTAGCCATGTCTGGTTCCGCTCGCCTTGCCGCAATGGCATGACCGCGCTCGACCGGCGCAACATCCTGGGTGCAATCGAAGCCAGCCTGACCAAGCTCGGCACCGATTATATTGATCTCTACCAGACTCACTGGCCCGATCATGACACCGCCTATGACGAGACGATGGAAGTGCTCGACGAACTGGTGCGAGCGGGCAAGGTCCGCATTTCGGGCTGCTCGAATGAAACCAGCTGGGGCCTGATGAAGTCGCTCGCCACCGCCGAACGCCTCGGCACCGCGCGCTATCAGACGATCCAGAACAACTTCAGCCTCAACAATCGCCGGTTCGAAGATGAGCTGGCGCAAGTCTGCCGCAAGGAAGGGGTCAGCCTGATCCCTTACTCGCCCATCGCGGGCGGGGTGCTCTCAGGGAAGTACAAAGGTGGTGCGCGGCCCGAAGGCGCGCGCTTCACGAATTATCTGGCAATGGGTGGGCGGCAGGCACAGATGGGCCAGCGCTTCGTCAATGACCGGTCGATGCACGCCACTGAACGCTTCATCGCCATCGCTGCCGAAGCAGGGTTGGACCCTGTAACGTTCGCAGTCGCCTGGTCGAAGCAGCATGATTTCGTCGCGTCGACCATTGTCGGGGTGAGTGCAGAGGATCAACTCGATCCGATCCTCGCAGCAGCCGACCTGGTGCTGCCGGATGCGGTGATGCAGGCAGTCAACAAAGTTTCGCGCGAAGTTCCCTACCCGATGGGGTGAGCTACTTGCGCCGCCCGAAACGGCGCCACAGCCAGTAGCAACTCCCACCGCAGACCGCGCCGACGCCAAGGATGGCCGCGCCGATCATCGCCCCGCTGAACAGGATGCCGGTGGTCAGGGCCACCACGAATGCCAGCGTGGTCTTCATCGGGCTGCCCTAAACCAGCTCCGCGACGCTGCGAAGCTGAACGTTGCATCGCGCGGTCATTCCCCCGTAAAGCGCCCGGCGTGAACGACTTGCCGATCCGCGCTGTCCTGCCCGACCTGCTCGCTGCCCTGCGGTCCGGGCCAAGCGCCGTGCTGATCGCCCCGCCGGGGGCGGGCAAGACCACTGCCGTCGCGCCCGCCCTGCTGTCCGAGCCATGGTGCACCGGCCAGGTCATCGTACTGTCCCCCCGCCGCGTAGCCGCGCGCGCCGCTGCCGAACGCATGGCCGAACTGCTGGGTGAGGAGGCGGGCGGCACCGTCGGCTACGTCACGCGCCTCGATGCCAAGCGCTCTGCCCGCACTCGCGTGCTGGTGATGACCGAGGCGATCTTCGTCGCCACGATCCTGAACGATCCCGAGCTCGCGGGCACATCCGCCGTTCTGTTCGACGAAGCCCACGAGCGCCATCTCGACAGCGATCTCGGCCTCGCCCTTGCCATCGAGGCGCAAGGCGTGCTGCGTGAGGACCTGCGCCTTGTCGTGATGTCCGCCACTATCGATGGGTCGCGCTTCGCCGCGCTGCTGACCGATGCACCGGTGATCGAAAGTGCGGGCAAGGCCTATTCCCTGACGCACAAATGGCTCGGTGCGCGGCCCGACGTCAAGATCGAAGCCGCCATGGCTTCGGCCATCCAGACTGCGTGGCGCGAGGAACAGGGCGATATCCTCGCCTTCCTCCCCGGCGTCGCGCAGATCGAGCGCACGGCGGACATGCTCGCGGAACGGTTGCCGAATGCGCTGGTCCTGCCGCTCCACGGGCAGGTCGAACCAGCTGGGCAGCGTGCTGCGATCAAACGCGATGCTCAGGGGCGCCGTCGCGTGGTACTGGCCACCAGCATTGCCGAAACATCGCTCACGCTCGACGGCGTTTCGGTCGTGGTCGACGCTGGACTGTCGCGCCGGGCCGAGTTTGACAAGGTGGCGGGCGTCACCCGCCTTGTCACCACCCGAGCCAGTCAGGCGTCGGCGGCGCAACGCGCAGGCCGTGCGGCAAGGCAAGGGCCGGGCGTTGCCTATCGTTTGTGGGAAGAGGCGGCGCACGCGGGCCGGGCACCGTTCGATCCGCCCGAAGTCACCACCAGCGATCTTGCGCCGCTTGCACTGACGCTGGCGCAATGGGGCGCGGGGGAAGTGGCGACGATGGCATGGCTCGATCCGCCACCGTCGGCAGCCCTGGCCACGGCGCAATCCGCGCTTCGGGCTTTGGGTGCACTGGACTCAGAGGGCCGGATAACGTCGCACGGCCGTGCCATGGCCCGTCTGCCGATGGAACCTGCGCTCGCGCATATGCTGCTGTTCGCAGCGCAGCGCGGGCAGGCAGGCGAAGCCGCGCGTCTCGCCCTGCTGCTGCAGGAACGCGGCCTCGGCGGGCGCGGCGAAGACCTCGGGCGCAGGCTTGATCGCTGGGCGGGCGAGCGCGGCTCCCGCGCCGAAAGTTCGCGCAAGCTGGCCTCGCGCTGGGCGTCGCTGGCGGAAAAACAGGCGGTTATGAGCAGGGACGCAGAAGTTCCTACTGCTATCCTTCTCGCCGAAGCTTTCCCTGACCGCATCGCTCGCGCGCGCAGTGCGAGCGGCGAGGAATGGCAATCTTCGGGCGGTCGCGGTTACCGGCTCGATCCTGCATCACCGCTCGCCACCGCGAAATGGCTGGTGATCGGCGATGCGCAGGGCGAGGCGAAAGGCGCGCGCATCACTGCCGCTCTTGCGCTGGACGAAGCTGACGTCACCCGCCACCTCGCGCACCGTATCGATGAACGCCACACGCTGTTATGGAACGCTGCCGAGGCGCGCGTCGAAGCTCGCCTTGAACGGCGCTTGGGCGCGGTCGTGCTGGCCCGCGTGCCCGATCCCAAGCCCGATCCCGCTGAGGTCACCGCGCTGCTGATCGCACAAATCCGCGTAAGCGGCCTGTGCATGTTGCCGTTGTGCGATGCATCCCGCGCCTTGATCGAGCGCGCAGGCTATGCCGGAATTGCGGCGCTGTCCGAACAGGCACTGCTCGAATCCCTCGAAGACTGGCTGGCACCCTTGCTCGGAGGTCGCCGCGATCTGGCGATAGGCGCAGGCAAGCTCCATGACGCCTTGTTGTCCCGGCTCGACTGGAACGCGAAGGCAGACCTCGACCGGCTCGCTCCGGCGCAGTTCCGATCGCCTGCCGGGACCAGCCACGCCATCGACTATGCCCACGAAGGTGGCCCTTGTGTGGAACTGCGCGTGCAGGCCCTGTTCGGCATCGACCGCCACCCCTGCATCGGCCAACCGCAGCGGCCTCTTTTGCTGTCGCTCACCAGCCCCGGCGGCAAACCGATCCAGACGACGGCGGACCTTCCCGGCTTCTGGCGCGGGTCGTGGAAGGATGTCTGCAAGGACATGAAGGGCCGCTATCCGCGCCATCGCTGGCCCGACGAGCCATGGACCGAAGATCCCAGCCTCAAGACAAAGAACGCATTCAATCGCTCCCGCTGATCAAAGGCGGGCGACATGGTGATTCCCGCACTTGATTCCCGCGGCGTTTCGACGCAGTGCAGCGGCCATGTCAGCACGCATCTATCAGCGCCCGAAGAACGCCATGCAGTCCGGCAAGGCCCGGACCAGCGATTGGCTGCTCGAATTCGAAGCATCGGAGGCCAAGCGCCCCGACCCACTGATGGGCTGGGCAGGCTCGGGTGACACCCAACAACAAGTCGTGTTGAAGTTCGAAAGCGCCGAAGACGCAGAGGCTTATGCCGCTCGCTACGGCATCGAAGCCCACGTGATCCCGACGCCCACGCGCAAGCTCAAGCTGCAAAGCTACGCCGACAACTTCCGCTAGGTTCCGCTAACTTTTCAAGGGCTGGACAAACCGACCTCGCCTCGCCATATGCGCATCCGGGAGTCGGTCGGACGCTTGCGTCCGCCAACCTGGTCAGGTCCGGAAGGAAGCAGCCACAACGGTTTGCGGCGGGTCGGCCGGCTCCTTTTCCACCCATAACGCTTTGCACCCTTCGACAAGGCGCTGCACAGTTCCTACATAGGGCGCGATGGGCGATTCACCTGACATGTTCGGCGGCGAGCCGGAAGACGGACCAGACCACGGGCCCGAAGACACCGGCCCAAGCGCGGCAGAGCTTGAAGCCGCAGGCCAGTCGTCGATGTTCGGCGAACCGGCGCCGGTAGCGGCTTCGCAACCTGAGCCGCCGCGTGCACCTGTTGCCGCCAAACCCGCCGCGCCCGCAGTCCAGCCATACCGCGTCCTTGCGAGAAAATACCGTTCGCAGACGTTTGCC is a genomic window of Novosphingobium sp. MMS21-SN21R containing:
- a CDS encoding histidine kinase dimerization/phospho-acceptor domain-containing protein, with amino-acid sequence MIVDDRLETVLRTSVAGKTAGRTQMRQLVDLLGVVPLAAWTTRHAAALERLDSLASALSDEECASVLRATSHRSAVLVYHFAHSGPRTASAVIATARLSEDDWLALIPRLPTRARGFLRHRTDLGERVRETLSRLGINDFLLPEPDVQVPATAPAEGLAEQPEPDVLDLAEPLAVPPPISVPSPSSPLDEGIGAIVRRIEAFRRKREERDATMQAPRADGLAPLLPFGDEQAPARSPAMSIDLRTDAEGVVVHAAIDPAGMLIGTRLFVSDPAAAVHCNDAMAAAFRLRQPISAGQLAIEGADHVAGFWQADGTPSFARDGGRFAGYLIRLRRPLQLAADNEAPAPNPQGDADRLRQLLHELRTPINAIQGFAEVIQQQVFGATPHQYRAMAASIASDAAQMLAGFEEVERLVKLESHTLDIDSGEADAAEIVARLVEQVSPILAARNVRLTVAMPPQTVPVAFAPDEIERSVWRVLTVIAASVAPGERLSITLEAQGEAAILALTLPSSLQRLDDAALFAPDAGGSGRPFAASAMLGNGFALRLARAEFEAGNGALRRDGERIIVSLPYLTAGNQQLTPSPSDNRSVTG
- the hrpB gene encoding ATP-dependent helicase HrpB, whose translation is MNDLPIRAVLPDLLAALRSGPSAVLIAPPGAGKTTAVAPALLSEPWCTGQVIVLSPRRVAARAAAERMAELLGEEAGGTVGYVTRLDAKRSARTRVLVMTEAIFVATILNDPELAGTSAVLFDEAHERHLDSDLGLALAIEAQGVLREDLRLVVMSATIDGSRFAALLTDAPVIESAGKAYSLTHKWLGARPDVKIEAAMASAIQTAWREEQGDILAFLPGVAQIERTADMLAERLPNALVLPLHGQVEPAGQRAAIKRDAQGRRRVVLATSIAETSLTLDGVSVVVDAGLSRRAEFDKVAGVTRLVTTRASQASAAQRAGRAARQGPGVAYRLWEEAAHAGRAPFDPPEVTTSDLAPLALTLAQWGAGEVATMAWLDPPPSAALATAQSALRALGALDSEGRITSHGRAMARLPMEPALAHMLLFAAQRGQAGEAARLALLLQERGLGGRGEDLGRRLDRWAGERGSRAESSRKLASRWASLAEKQAVMSRDAEVPTAILLAEAFPDRIARARSASGEEWQSSGGRGYRLDPASPLATAKWLVIGDAQGEAKGARITAALALDEADVTRHLAHRIDERHTLLWNAAEARVEARLERRLGAVVLARVPDPKPDPAEVTALLIAQIRVSGLCMLPLCDASRALIERAGYAGIAALSEQALLESLEDWLAPLLGGRRDLAIGAGKLHDALLSRLDWNAKADLDRLAPAQFRSPAGTSHAIDYAHEGGPCVELRVQALFGIDRHPCIGQPQRPLLLSLTSPGGKPIQTTADLPGFWRGSWKDVCKDMKGRYPRHRWPDEPWTEDPSLKTKNAFNRSR
- a CDS encoding Lrp/AsnC family transcriptional regulator, whose amino-acid sequence is MATLDTIDRRLLAELQDEGRVTNVELAQRVGLTAPPCLRRVRALEDAGVIKGYHAELDASKLGFAITVFALVSLKSQAEESLRQFEDHMRTLAEVRECHMLNGEIDFILKIVSKDLQSFQEFLTSKLTPAPNVASVKTSLTIRTAKQVPGVPLED
- a CDS encoding ETC complex I subunit, with translation MSARIYQRPKNAMQSGKARTSDWLLEFEASEAKRPDPLMGWAGSGDTQQQVVLKFESAEDAEAYAARYGIEAHVIPTPTRKLKLQSYADNFR
- a CDS encoding polyprenyl synthetase family protein, whose protein sequence is MTATVHPLPRKAEPSLTPMMSLVAEGMNSVNAVILDRMQSRIPLIPTLAGHLIAGGGKRMRPMLTLASASLLGYGGSRHYKLAAAVEFIHTATLLHDDVVDGSDMRRGKKTANIVYGNPATVLVGDFLFSRSFELMVEDGSLKVLRILSNASAVISEGEVDQLVAQRQINTTEEMYLDIIAAKTAALFSAACRIAAVVAERPEADELALDSYGKNLGIAFQLADDAIDYDSNASEMGKDQGDDFREGKMTLPVILAYARGDAEERAFWQQAIAGDRSADADLAHAIALINRHDAVHATRERARMYAQRAIDAIAAFPASAAKAAMTEAAEFAVARRF
- a CDS encoding aldo/keto reductase, which codes for MQYRRLGKSAIVVSDICMGTMTFGSQTDEAAALRILDRCYDAGINFYDTAEGYPVPPDSKWVGRTEEIVGKWLKTKPRDAIILATKVSGPSHVWFRSPCRNGMTALDRRNILGAIEASLTKLGTDYIDLYQTHWPDHDTAYDETMEVLDELVRAGKVRISGCSNETSWGLMKSLATAERLGTARYQTIQNNFSLNNRRFEDELAQVCRKEGVSLIPYSPIAGGVLSGKYKGGARPEGARFTNYLAMGGRQAQMGQRFVNDRSMHATERFIAIAAEAGLDPVTFAVAWSKQHDFVASTIVGVSAEDQLDPILAAADLVLPDAVMQAVNKVSREVPYPMG
- a CDS encoding chorismate mutase is translated as MSEDHVLAGYRQSIDNIDAAMIHILAERFRITKAVGAHKAQNKLPASDPGREERQIERLRKLAEDAKLDPEFSEKFLRFIIQEVIRHHEKAAGTAG
- a CDS encoding polysaccharide deacetylase family protein; this translates as MDERPDTLRPQILGMPTEADFVRFDPAFRTRFVLTIDTEEEFDWSKPLDRTSHGLDHVPRLAKFQQFCEGLGIVPIYLIDYPVASDPRAAEVLGDAVKAGRAEVGVQLHPWVSPPHDEVVNVHNSFAGNLPADLERAKFRKLRDTIEQAFGVAPQIYRAGRYGVGPETASILSECGVAIDTSVRSRFDYSSTGGPNFRDHPLKPWWISKRNGLMEMPLTTVFWGLLRKQGKAIYPALWRVPRLRGALARLGLLERIPLTPEGVTLEEAIKGIDMAIDDGLPILVFSFHSPSLRPGLTPYVRDEEELDAFYDWWRGVFEYLGKRGVKPACVREVTAAAQV